The Candidatus Margulisiibacteriota bacterium genomic interval CATAAATAATAGGATTTATAAACAGGGTGTGGATTCTATAATCCCAGCGAAGTCCCAAGCCTATAGCCATTGCGAGTTTTTGCACAGGAGCATAAACCTCCTGCCCTATTTTGTAGGCTTTTACTTTTGTATTTATTTCTTCTTTATCGCCGTATTTGATAAACAGGTTTTGTTTTTCATCAAGATAATAATCATAGCCGAAAGGTGTCAGTATATCTTCTACAGGTAATATATACTGGTTATCAATGATCTTTGCCTTACCCGTGACGGTTTTCTTTTTACCTTTGACGCTGATTTTAATATTGGAAATACCCTGAAACGAAGGTATCCATGTAGCTTTTTCCGAGGCGCGTGTTTTTCCGTAGTCCACTGCCTGAATTTGTGTTATTGTCGACACTTCGGGTTTGGGTTCTTCTTTTTTTATTTTTACAGAAGCGTCTTTGGGTTTTATTAAGAGAATATTCTGCTGCAGGATTATATCCAGTTCTTTTTTGGTTTTTATCGATAGTTTAGCTAAGTCCGGAGTAAGTGTGATTTGTCCGAGATATATCTGCTCAAAGGTCTTGTTGGATTTGACAAGCCGCGGAAAGTTGATTATCGTGTCTTTCAGCGCCAAGGTATAAGAACCATCTGACTCCCTGACTAATTGAAACTTATCATCATCAATCTTGCAGGAAAAAACAAGTTTTATTGCATCTTCAGTTATTTCCGCCTTGCTCATCAATTTGGACACATAATAAAAACGGTCTTTACGATGTACGGTATAACCGGCGTACCAGGCGAAATAGTTTAAAGGCACATACCATTCACTTTGGTATAAGAAAGATTTTGCAGGCATGTAATATTTCTGATCGTTTACCTGGACCAGGTCCAGATTTTTGTGAAAAACTATAGTTTTAAAATTATTTTTTACAGTGAGTTTGTTCTTGGATTTTACAAATGAAAGGTTCAGGCGCTGGCAGGTCTCTTCCAGCGGAATATTTAACAGATTATTCTGTATGACCGGATTGGCCCTGAGGTCCAGACGGTTACCGTCAAAGAGAATTATTGCATCATTTTGGATATTTAAGCTGAACAGCATTACCGGTAATACAATAGTAAATAAAAACCATCGTATTTTCATGAATTACTGTTCTTTATAATGATTTTTTAGATAAACAAAAGAAAAATGAATCAAAAAAACGATTAGCGCAAAAACTAAAATGGCTGCATTATTCTTGATCAGAATGAGTGAACCGGAGGAAACCGCTAAAAACAGGCTTTCCAGATATATAACAATCACGGTTTGTTTGTGTGTAAATCCGATTGCCATGATCCTGTGATGTATATGCTGTCCATCAGCGGAAAAAATCGGTTTTTTGTTTTTCAGACGACGCAATATGGAAGTTAAAACATCGTAAAAAGGAATCCCCAGGACCAAAACAGGTATGGCAAAGCTGAAAACACCTTCATGGTTCCAAATACCTATGACCGAAAGCACAGCAAGGTTATAACCCAGAAAGTAACTGCCTGAGTCTCCCATGAAGAGTCTGGCCGGATTAAAGTTATAGCGCAGAAATCCCAGCGTCACTCCCAGTAATACAGCAAGCATCAAACCGGTATCAATGTGCCCGAAAGCAAAGGCTGCGACGCAAAAAGTAAAAGCGGCTATAGCCGATATGCCCGCAGCCAGTCCGTCCAGTCCGTCAATAAGATTAATGGCGTTCATTACCCCTACAATCCAGATCATTGTAATTGGAACCGATAAAAAACCAAGAGGAATTGTCACCTGAGATAAAACAGTAAGTGAATTAATCTGAATATCAAATCCAAAAAAAGGACTGGCTGTAATAAAAGCAACCATTAACTGAAATAGAAGTTTGGGGAGTGCCCTGATCCCCAGAAGATCATCCAGAAAACCGAAAAAAGTGATCAGGGTAGAACCTACAATAACACCGCGTATCAGCGGAGAATAAATATC includes:
- a CDS encoding MraY family glycosyltransferase, encoding MNYWLILQICGYFLAALILTALITPPIIKRAISWKILDTPNGRKVHKYSKPRVGGLAMFCIFFILVLTIDIYSPLIRGVIVGSTLITFFGFLDDLLGIRALPKLLFQLMVAFITASPFFGFDIQINSLTVLSQVTIPLGFLSVPITMIWIVGVMNAINLIDGLDGLAAGISAIAAFTFCVAAFAFGHIDTGLMLAVLLGVTLGFLRYNFNPARLFMGDSGSYFLGYNLAVLSVIGIWNHEGVFSFAIPVLVLGIPFYDVLTSILRRLKNKKPIFSADGQHIHHRIMAIGFTHKQTVIVIYLESLFLAVSSGSLILIKNNAAILVFALIVFLIHFSFVYLKNHYKEQ